In the genome of Flavobacterium panacagri, one region contains:
- a CDS encoding homogentisate 1,2-dioxygenase, translated as MPLYHKLGDFPQKRHTQFEKPNGGFYYEQLFGTEGFHGHSSLSYHVHRPTQVKEILNSYSVEPKIAIGKNIKSLLFKGFELKPENDFLDSRKAMLVNKDCIIGLAAPKESLRNYFYKNADADEMLFIHKGKGKLRTMLGNIPFEYGDYLIIPRGIIYQIDFETEDNRLFYVESYAPFYTPKRYKNQSGQHLEHSPFCERDFILPSELETHDEKGDFLIKIKKEGMMHEVVYATHPFDVVGWDGYNFPYGFSIHNFEPITGRVHQPPPVHQTFETATFVVCSFCPRLYDYHPKAIPAPYNHSNIDSDEVLYYVDGDFMSRNNIEQGHITLHPKGIPHGPAPGAMERSIGHKETHELAVMVDTFRPLMVTEEAMGLDDGQYYKSWTE; from the coding sequence ATGCCATTATATCATAAACTTGGAGATTTTCCTCAAAAGAGACACACCCAATTTGAAAAACCAAACGGAGGTTTTTACTACGAACAATTGTTTGGGACCGAAGGTTTTCACGGACATTCGTCATTATCTTATCATGTTCACAGACCTACACAGGTTAAAGAAATTTTAAACTCTTATTCGGTTGAACCAAAAATTGCAATCGGAAAAAATATAAAATCGTTACTTTTTAAAGGTTTTGAATTAAAACCAGAAAATGATTTTTTAGACAGCCGAAAAGCCATGTTAGTCAATAAAGACTGCATTATAGGTTTAGCTGCACCGAAAGAATCGCTTCGAAATTATTTCTACAAAAATGCCGATGCCGATGAAATGCTTTTCATCCATAAAGGAAAAGGAAAATTAAGAACCATGTTAGGAAATATTCCGTTTGAATATGGTGATTATTTAATTATTCCACGCGGTATCATTTACCAAATAGATTTCGAAACAGAAGACAACCGACTATTTTATGTAGAATCGTATGCTCCATTTTATACTCCAAAACGATACAAAAACCAATCAGGTCAGCATTTAGAACATTCTCCATTTTGCGAGCGTGATTTTATTTTACCAAGTGAATTGGAAACACACGACGAAAAAGGCGATTTTTTAATTAAAATCAAAAAAGAAGGCATGATGCATGAAGTGGTTTATGCAACACATCCTTTTGACGTTGTGGGTTGGGATGGATACAATTTCCCATACGGATTTTCAATTCACAACTTCGAACCTATAACGGGGCGCGTACATCAACCGCCACCGGTACATCAAACTTTTGAAACGGCCACTTTTGTCGTTTGTTCATTCTGCCCAAGACTTTACGATTATCATCCAAAAGCCATTCCGGCGCCATACAATCATAGTAATATAGATTCTGACGAAGTACTCTATTATGTAGATGGCGATTTTATGAGCCGTAATAATATTGAACAGGGTCATATCACTTTACACCCAAAAGGAATTCCGCACGGACCAGCGCCAGGCGCAATGGAACGCAGTATTGGACACAAAGAAACTCATGAATTAGCCGTTATGGTGGATACATTCCGTCCATTAATGGTTACTGAAGAGGCTATGGGTCTCGATGATGGTCAGTATTACAAATCTTGGACTGAATAA
- the hppD gene encoding 4-hydroxyphenylpyruvate dioxygenase, whose product MSKEVKSVEYGLEKIFEGAQDFLPLLGTDYVEFYVGNAKQSAHYYKTAFGYQSLAYAGLETGVKDKASYVLKQDKIRIVLTTPLTADSPINEHLKKHGDGVKVAALWVEDATKSYEETMKRGARSFMEPTVEEDEFGQVVRSGIYTYGETVHIFVERKNYNGVFLPGYKEWRSDYNPEPTGLKYIDHMVGNVGWNEMNTWVKFYEDVMGFVNFLSFDDKQITTEYSALMSKVMSNGNGRIKFPINEPAEGKKKSQIEEYLDFYGGPGIQHIAIATDDIIKTVSQLRARGVEFLSAPPHTYYEAIPERLGVHMDMMKEDINEIEKLAIMVDADEDGYLLQIFTKPVQDRPTLFFEIIQRMGAKGFGAGNFKALFESIEREQELRGTL is encoded by the coding sequence ATGTCAAAAGAAGTAAAATCAGTAGAATACGGATTAGAGAAAATATTTGAAGGAGCACAAGATTTCCTTCCATTATTGGGAACAGATTATGTAGAGTTTTATGTAGGAAATGCAAAACAATCTGCACATTATTATAAAACAGCTTTCGGATATCAGTCATTGGCTTATGCCGGATTGGAAACTGGAGTAAAAGACAAAGCTTCTTATGTTTTGAAGCAAGATAAAATTAGAATTGTTTTGACAACGCCATTAACAGCTGACTCTCCAATCAATGAACATTTGAAAAAACACGGCGACGGAGTAAAAGTAGCAGCACTTTGGGTCGAAGATGCTACAAAATCTTACGAAGAAACCATGAAACGTGGCGCACGTTCTTTCATGGAACCAACTGTTGAGGAAGATGAATTTGGTCAAGTAGTTCGTTCTGGAATTTACACTTACGGAGAAACCGTTCACATTTTCGTAGAAAGAAAAAACTATAATGGTGTTTTCTTGCCAGGTTATAAAGAATGGAGATCAGATTACAATCCGGAACCAACGGGATTAAAATACATTGATCACATGGTTGGAAATGTGGGTTGGAATGAGATGAATACTTGGGTAAAATTCTACGAAGATGTTATGGGATTCGTGAACTTTTTATCTTTTGATGACAAACAAATCACTACAGAATACTCTGCATTGATGAGTAAAGTAATGTCAAACGGAAACGGAAGAATCAAATTCCCAATCAACGAACCGGCAGAAGGAAAGAAAAAATCACAAATTGAAGAATATTTAGATTTTTATGGTGGCCCTGGAATTCAGCACATCGCCATTGCTACAGATGATATTATCAAAACGGTATCTCAGTTAAGAGCACGCGGCGTTGAATTTTTATCAGCTCCTCCTCATACTTATTATGAAGCAATCCCAGAAAGATTAGGTGTTCATATGGATATGATGAAAGAAGATATTAACGAAATTGAAAAGCTTGCCATTATGGTTGATGCCGATGAAGACGGTTACCTTTTACAAATATTTACAAAACCTGTTCAGGACAGACCAACGCTTTTCTTCGAAATTATTCAAAGAATGGGTGCAAAAGGGTTTGGCGCAGGTAACTTTAAAGCGCTGTTTGAGTCAATTGAAAGAGAACAGGAATTAAGAGGAACTTTGTAA
- a CDS encoding DUF3108 domain-containing protein, protein MKKLIFTILALTCLAFDSQKEDSFDTGEFFKFRIHYGIVNAGYATLELKDATISNKKVYHAVGKGFTTGMSKFFFKVEDLYESYFDKESGNPYRYVRKIDEGGYTKNQEGFFNQNENKVLVKDYKRKSEKTIVITDNVQDIVSSFYFLRNHPNIDKLKSGEAITIDMFFDEEITKFKLKFVGRQDITTKFGTVSTMVFKPLVQTGRVFKEKESLTLWITDDDNKIPIRIKADLAVGSLKADLDEYKGLKSPLKVKKK, encoded by the coding sequence ATGAAAAAACTCATATTCACTATATTAGCCCTCACTTGTTTAGCTTTCGATTCCCAAAAAGAGGATTCATTTGACACCGGAGAATTCTTCAAATTTCGAATTCATTACGGAATTGTAAATGCTGGATATGCAACTTTAGAATTAAAAGATGCAACCATCAGCAATAAAAAAGTATATCATGCTGTTGGCAAAGGCTTTACAACCGGAATGTCTAAATTCTTTTTTAAAGTGGAAGATTTATACGAAAGTTATTTTGACAAAGAATCTGGAAATCCCTATCGATATGTTCGTAAAATTGATGAAGGCGGTTATACTAAAAACCAAGAAGGATTTTTCAACCAAAACGAAAATAAGGTTTTAGTAAAAGACTATAAAAGAAAATCAGAAAAAACGATTGTAATTACTGATAATGTGCAGGATATTGTTTCTTCTTTTTATTTTTTAAGAAACCATCCAAACATTGATAAATTAAAATCAGGCGAAGCCATTACAATAGACATGTTCTTTGATGAGGAAATCACAAAATTTAAGTTAAAATTTGTAGGCCGTCAAGATATTACGACTAAATTTGGCACTGTTTCTACGATGGTGTTTAAACCATTAGTACAGACCGGAAGAGTCTTTAAAGAAAAAGAAAGTCTAACGCTTTGGATTACAGACGATGACAATAAAATTCCAATTAGAATTAAAGCAGATCTGGCTGTTGGTTCGCTAAAAGCAGATCTCGATGAATATAAAGGATTGAAAAGTCCGCTTAAAGTAAAAAAGAAATGA
- a CDS encoding tryptophan 2,3-dioxygenase family protein, which translates to MNLTDNSEAILKEIDLKFQAINQKTDVQLEGLLWAKPITYWDYIQTDALLNLQIQRTTLPDEMVFIMYHQVNELIFKMILWEIDQIAEKENIQVDFFSERLSRITRYFDMLTNSFSIMENGMEVDQYMKFRNTLTPASGFQSAQYRMIEFASTDVINLTDRRYKANFDENTDLETSFEHLYWQAAGKDYHSGEKSYLLQEFENKYKIQFLRQMSTFKTKNIWQKFSQLPETDQQNPELIAAMRHYDKTVNITWVMQHLNTARKYILESGKGNGEATGGSDWQKYMHPKYQRRIFFPKLWTEEELSNWGNETEV; encoded by the coding sequence ATGAATTTAACTGATAATTCAGAAGCAATTTTAAAAGAAATTGATCTTAAATTTCAAGCCATAAATCAAAAAACTGATGTACAATTGGAAGGATTGCTTTGGGCTAAACCAATCACGTATTGGGATTACATTCAAACCGACGCTCTTTTAAATTTACAAATTCAACGTACCACACTTCCTGACGAAATGGTTTTTATTATGTACCATCAGGTAAACGAATTAATCTTTAAAATGATTTTGTGGGAAATTGACCAGATCGCCGAAAAAGAAAATATTCAGGTTGATTTTTTCAGCGAAAGACTTTCAAGAATTACCCGTTATTTTGACATGCTTACCAATTCGTTCAGCATTATGGAAAACGGAATGGAAGTAGATCAATATATGAAGTTCAGAAATACGCTTACACCAGCAAGTGGTTTTCAAAGTGCACAATATAGAATGATTGAATTTGCTTCTACAGATGTGATCAATTTAACAGACCGCAGATACAAAGCTAACTTTGACGAAAATACTGATCTTGAAACCAGTTTTGAACATTTATACTGGCAAGCCGCAGGAAAAGATTATCACTCTGGCGAGAAATCTTATTTACTTCAAGAATTCGAAAACAAATACAAAATTCAATTCTTGAGACAAATGTCAACTTTTAAGACAAAAAATATCTGGCAAAAATTTTCTCAACTTCCAGAAACAGACCAGCAAAATCCTGAATTAATTGCGGCCATGCGCCACTATGATAAAACCGTGAATATCACTTGGGTTATGCAGCATCTTAATACTGCAAGAAAGTATATTTTAGAAAGCGGAAAAGGGAATGGAGAAGCCACAGGAGGAAGTGACTGGCAAAAATATATGCATCCAAAATACCAAAGACGCATCTTTTTTCCTAAATTGTGGACCGAAGAAGAATTGTCCAATTGGGGAAATGAAACTGAGGTTTAA
- a CDS encoding M23 family metallopeptidase — MKKAVVILIVLFSIFSCKKAEEKVEIKITKPATKKIEFGFNYADFNVVNDTISKGDSFGSILQSQNIGNKKVHDIVEQVKDSFNVRSIRYNKPFTLLRSKNKTNNLQVFIYQPDALSYYVIDLRDSIAKAYKKIKPVTLKRKMIGGVLKSSLSETLGNESVETALASRITKVFSWSIDFFKLKKGDRYGLIFTERFINGKTYDGVEDLEAAFFEYKGKIVYAFPFEKDTTSGKIEYYDDEGKTLKNFFLKTPIKFSRITSRFTMNRFHPVQHTWKAHKGTDYAAPTGTPISTTASGVVETTGYTAGNGNFVKVKHNGTYSTQYLHMSKILVRRGQRVTQGQTIGLVGSTGLASGPHVCYRFWKNGVQVDALRLNLPTGESLTGSDRTRFMQKIEPLKRELDSIGNL, encoded by the coding sequence TTGAAAAAAGCAGTCGTAATTTTAATTGTCTTGTTTTCTATTTTTTCATGTAAAAAAGCTGAAGAAAAAGTAGAAATCAAAATTACTAAACCAGCAACCAAAAAAATAGAATTCGGTTTTAATTACGCAGATTTTAATGTTGTTAATGACACTATCTCAAAAGGAGATTCTTTCGGATCTATTTTGCAAAGTCAAAATATTGGAAACAAAAAAGTACATGACATTGTAGAACAAGTTAAAGATTCTTTTAATGTAAGATCCATTCGTTACAACAAACCTTTTACCTTACTTCGTTCCAAAAACAAAACCAACAATCTTCAGGTTTTTATTTATCAGCCCGACGCTTTAAGTTATTATGTAATTGATTTGCGTGACAGCATTGCCAAAGCTTATAAAAAAATAAAACCTGTTACTTTAAAAAGAAAAATGATTGGCGGTGTTTTAAAAAGTTCTTTATCTGAAACTTTAGGAAACGAAAGTGTTGAAACCGCTTTGGCCAGCAGAATTACAAAAGTATTTTCTTGGTCCATTGACTTCTTCAAACTTAAAAAAGGAGATCGTTATGGATTAATTTTCACAGAACGTTTTATAAACGGAAAAACGTATGACGGTGTTGAAGATCTAGAAGCCGCATTTTTTGAATATAAAGGTAAAATCGTTTATGCTTTTCCATTCGAAAAAGATACTACTTCTGGAAAAATTGAATATTATGATGATGAAGGAAAAACGCTTAAAAACTTCTTCTTAAAAACACCAATTAAGTTCAGCCGAATCACGTCAAGATTCACGATGAATAGATTTCACCCAGTTCAACATACTTGGAAAGCCCACAAAGGAACTGATTATGCAGCTCCAACTGGAACACCAATTTCCACTACAGCATCTGGAGTTGTTGAAACTACAGGATACACAGCAGGGAATGGAAACTTTGTAAAAGTAAAACACAACGGAACCTACTCTACTCAATATTTACACATGTCTAAAATCTTGGTTCGCCGCGGACAGCGTGTAACACAAGGACAAACTATTGGTTTAGTCGGAAGTACAGGATTAGCTTCTGGCCCTCACGTTTGCTACCGATTCTGGAAAAATGGCGTTCAGGTAGATGCACTTCGTTTGAATCTTCCAACGGGAGAATCTTTAACAGGAAGTGACAGAACTCGTTTCATGCAAAAAATTGAACCTTTGAAAAGAGAATTAGACAGCATTGGAAATTTGTAA
- the pgi gene encoding glucose-6-phosphate isomerase → MALNTTNPTGTEAWKNLQNHYNAIHETTIQELFQQDSARAEKFNLQWNDFLVDYSKNNISQETVSLLLELANSIELKDAISQYFGGELINQTENRAVLHTALRAPESAVITVDGENVIPEVYEVKNKIKQFTEEVISGQRKGFTGKTFTDIVNIGIGGSDLGPVMAVEALQFYKNHLNLHFVSNVDGDHVNEIIKKLNPETTLFVIVSKTFTTQETLSNSETIKEWFLKSATQEDIAKHFAAVSTNIQKVTEFGINPDNVFPMWDWVGGRFSLWSAVGLSIALAVGFENYNQLLEGAHEMDNHFKSAEFDKNIPVTLALLSVWYNNFYGAESEALIPYTQYLSKLAPYLQQATMESNGKSVGRDGKPVNYQTGTIIWGEPGTNSQHAFFQLIHQGTKRIPTDFIGFVKPLYGNEDHHDKLMSNFFAQTEALMNGKTETQVQAEFDKQGLSADKASYLLPFKVFTGNKPTNTILIQKLTPKSLGSLIALYEHKIFVQGVIWNIFSFDQWGVELGKQLANSILDEINSKTVKTHDSSTSFLLNHFLKNK, encoded by the coding sequence ATGGCTTTAAACACAACAAACCCAACTGGGACTGAAGCGTGGAAAAATCTGCAAAACCACTATAACGCAATTCACGAAACCACCATACAGGAATTGTTTCAACAAGATAGTGCACGTGCTGAAAAATTTAACTTGCAATGGAATGATTTTTTAGTAGATTATTCTAAAAATAATATCAGTCAGGAAACGGTCTCTCTTTTATTAGAATTGGCAAATTCAATCGAATTAAAAGATGCAATCTCTCAATATTTTGGAGGAGAATTAATCAACCAAACTGAAAATCGTGCAGTTCTTCATACCGCTTTACGCGCTCCAGAATCTGCAGTTATTACTGTTGACGGAGAAAATGTAATTCCGGAAGTTTATGAAGTAAAAAACAAAATCAAACAATTTACTGAAGAAGTTATTTCTGGACAAAGAAAAGGATTTACAGGAAAAACTTTTACAGATATTGTAAATATTGGAATTGGAGGTTCTGACTTAGGACCAGTTATGGCAGTGGAAGCTTTACAGTTTTACAAAAACCATTTAAACCTTCACTTCGTTTCCAACGTTGACGGTGATCACGTAAACGAAATCATTAAAAAATTAAATCCTGAAACTACTTTATTTGTAATTGTTTCTAAAACTTTTACAACTCAAGAAACACTCTCGAATTCAGAAACTATTAAAGAATGGTTTTTAAAATCGGCTACTCAGGAAGATATTGCAAAACACTTTGCCGCAGTTTCAACAAATATTCAAAAAGTAACAGAATTCGGAATTAATCCAGACAATGTTTTCCCAATGTGGGATTGGGTTGGAGGAAGATTTTCTTTATGGAGCGCCGTTGGTCTAAGCATTGCGTTGGCAGTTGGTTTTGAGAATTATAACCAATTATTAGAAGGTGCTCACGAAATGGACAACCATTTCAAATCAGCAGAATTTGACAAAAACATTCCAGTGACATTAGCTTTATTAAGTGTTTGGTACAATAATTTTTATGGTGCTGAAAGTGAAGCTTTGATTCCTTACACACAATATTTATCAAAATTAGCTCCTTACTTACAGCAAGCTACAATGGAAAGTAACGGAAAAAGTGTTGGCCGTGACGGAAAACCTGTTAATTACCAAACTGGAACAATTATTTGGGGAGAACCTGGAACAAATTCACAACACGCTTTCTTTCAATTAATTCATCAAGGAACTAAAAGAATCCCGACAGATTTTATCGGATTCGTAAAACCTCTTTATGGGAACGAAGATCATCACGATAAATTGATGTCAAACTTCTTCGCTCAGACGGAAGCTTTAATGAACGGAAAAACAGAAACGCAAGTACAAGCAGAATTCGACAAACAAGGACTTTCTGCTGATAAAGCATCGTACCTATTACCATTTAAAGTTTTCACTGGAAACAAACCAACCAATACAATTTTGATCCAAAAACTAACACCAAAAAGTTTAGGTTCTTTAATTGCATTATATGAACATAAGATTTTTGTACAGGGAGTTATTTGGAACATTTTTAGTTTTGACCAATGGGGAGTTGAATTAGGTAAGCAATTAGCGAATTCTATATTAGACGAGATCAATTCTAAGACTGTTAAAACTCATGATAGTTCAACTTCATTTTTGCTAAATCATTTCTTAAAAAATAAGTAA
- a CDS encoding TonB-dependent receptor has product MKKLSKFLLLLLAFIYAGDIYAQGNTTSSINGVVYDSQNKSLPGATILAVHEASGSRYSTTTDFDGHFRISNMRVGGPYKIEVTFIGFTTYTESGVYLQLGDSKSLKAVLKDETNQLSEVVVVGKKDPTFNSKKTGAQTVIDHDKITELPSLSRNIADFARLTPQAQMRGDDVISIGGQNNRFNAIYIDGAVNNDVFGLAANGTNGGQTGVSPISLDAIEQFQVSVSPYDVKLSGFAGGAISAITRSGTNNFDGSAYFLYRDQSLAGKTPQKASATAARKRLSDFTAQTYGVRAGGAILKDKLFYFINYERQDNETPAPFDINNYTGAIGISGSNPYSGALAQQRIDALTNRLQTLYGYNPGVYNNNTQTLVSDKLIAKVDWNINDNNKLSVKNSYVKATNFSPYRSTASSLNFVNGAQDFESITNSASLELNTRFNNKFSNNLVVGFTTVNDDRNASGNPFPTVEIRDGAGTIYFGAEASSTANLLKQRTLTITDNFEINVGKHNILIGTHNELTYAKNLFISSNFGRYQFASYDSFMNNAAPSRYRLGYSLIGGSGDDSLGAAEFNMNQFGLYLQDNIRVSDNFRVSVGVRADMPVWESGVTNTDFNERTIPLLEAAGKDLKGAKVGQPIKSTVHFSPRVGFNYDVNGDKETQVRGGIGVFTSRVPLVWPGGAYNNYGMGQYFYDTSIVTTGPRPLFNPNTDIPSQMYSNGTPVGPVPGTGAVGGNVDLFAKDFKLPQVLKTSIGFDRKLPGGLVLSAEAIFNENLNSIQYQNLNLVGPQTYTTGGDVRPIYNNVLVDKTYSGIYLGSNKKAGSAWNTSFTLTKYFTSDFIDANISATYSYGESNVWMDATSSQNSSQWQYIETVNGSNAISGVSRSDFDQGSRVLANSSIKFKWNNNMKTTIGLFYEGAQGTPISYIYNDSNGRIMRDTNQNSALAYIPTNKSEVVLVATTANPMTPDQQWEAYDAYISSNKYLNSRRGKYAERNGDRLDWSHVIDLKLAQEFKVNVGNKSHKLEFTADVFNFTNLLNKNWGRRYFATNDQVLLLQQVGFLANGTTPTFNFNPNVANTVNQIDDVGLQSSRWQMQVGARYSFN; this is encoded by the coding sequence ATGAAAAAATTGTCAAAGTTTCTCTTACTGCTTTTAGCGTTTATTTATGCAGGAGATATTTATGCACAAGGTAACACAACTTCTTCTATCAATGGAGTTGTTTACGATTCGCAAAACAAGTCCCTGCCAGGAGCAACGATTCTTGCAGTTCATGAGGCTTCAGGTAGCCGTTACTCAACCACAACGGATTTTGATGGTCACTTTAGAATCTCTAACATGCGTGTTGGTGGTCCTTACAAAATTGAGGTGACTTTCATTGGTTTCACAACCTACACAGAATCAGGAGTATATTTACAACTTGGTGATTCTAAAAGTTTAAAAGCTGTCTTAAAAGACGAAACAAACCAACTTAGTGAAGTTGTAGTTGTTGGTAAAAAAGACCCAACTTTTAACTCAAAAAAGACTGGAGCTCAAACAGTTATCGACCACGATAAAATTACTGAATTACCATCTTTATCAAGAAACATTGCTGACTTTGCAAGACTTACACCTCAAGCGCAAATGCGTGGAGATGATGTAATCTCAATTGGCGGACAAAATAACAGATTCAACGCGATTTATATTGATGGAGCTGTAAATAACGACGTTTTCGGATTAGCTGCAAACGGAACAAACGGTGGACAAACAGGAGTTTCTCCAATTTCATTAGATGCGATTGAACAATTCCAAGTGAGTGTTTCTCCTTACGATGTTAAATTATCAGGATTCGCTGGAGGAGCAATTAGTGCTATTACACGTTCTGGAACAAACAACTTCGACGGTTCTGCTTATTTCTTATACAGAGATCAATCTTTAGCTGGAAAAACTCCACAAAAAGCAAGTGCTACTGCTGCAAGAAAAAGATTATCTGACTTTACTGCACAAACTTATGGTGTAAGAGCTGGAGGAGCAATCTTAAAAGATAAATTATTCTACTTCATCAACTACGAAAGACAAGATAACGAAACACCAGCTCCATTTGACATTAACAATTATACTGGTGCTATCGGAATTAGCGGTTCAAATCCTTACAGTGGGGCTTTAGCTCAACAAAGAATTGACGCTTTAACGAATCGTTTACAAACACTTTACGGTTACAATCCTGGTGTTTACAACAACAACACTCAAACTTTAGTATCTGATAAATTAATTGCTAAAGTAGACTGGAATATTAATGACAATAACAAACTTTCTGTAAAGAACAGTTATGTTAAAGCAACAAACTTCTCACCATACCGTTCAACAGCTTCTTCTTTGAACTTTGTTAATGGTGCTCAAGATTTCGAATCTATTACAAACTCTGCATCGTTAGAGTTAAATACTAGATTCAACAACAAATTCTCAAACAACCTTGTTGTTGGTTTTACAACTGTAAACGATGATAGAAATGCATCAGGAAACCCATTCCCTACAGTTGAGATTAGAGATGGCGCAGGAACAATTTATTTTGGTGCTGAAGCTAGCTCAACAGCAAACTTGTTAAAACAAAGAACTTTAACAATTACTGATAACTTTGAAATTAACGTTGGTAAACACAATATTTTAATTGGTACACACAACGAATTAACTTACGCTAAGAACTTATTCATCAGCAGTAACTTTGGTAGATACCAATTTGCAAGTTATGATAGCTTCATGAACAATGCAGCACCATCTAGATACCGTTTAGGATACTCTTTAATCGGAGGTTCAGGTGATGATTCTCTAGGAGCAGCTGAATTCAACATGAATCAATTTGGATTATACCTTCAAGATAACATTAGAGTTTCTGATAACTTCAGAGTTTCTGTAGGTGTACGTGCTGATATGCCAGTATGGGAAAGCGGAGTTACAAATACTGACTTCAACGAAAGAACTATCCCGTTATTAGAAGCTGCAGGAAAAGATCTTAAAGGTGCAAAAGTTGGACAACCAATCAAAAGCACTGTTCATTTCTCTCCTAGAGTTGGATTCAACTATGACGTAAACGGAGACAAAGAAACTCAGGTACGTGGAGGTATTGGTGTATTTACATCAAGAGTACCTTTAGTATGGCCAGGTGGAGCTTATAACAACTACGGTATGGGACAATATTTCTACGACACAAGTATTGTTACAACAGGCCCTAGACCTCTTTTCAATCCTAACACAGATATCCCAAGCCAGATGTATTCTAATGGTACTCCTGTAGGACCAGTTCCTGGAACAGGTGCAGTAGGAGGAAATGTTGACTTATTTGCAAAAGATTTCAAATTACCGCAAGTATTAAAAACAAGTATTGGATTTGACCGTAAACTTCCAGGTGGATTAGTTTTATCTGCTGAAGCGATCTTCAACGAAAACTTGAACTCAATCCAGTACCAAAACTTAAACCTTGTTGGACCACAAACTTACACTACAGGTGGAGATGTTAGACCAATTTACAATAACGTTCTTGTTGACAAAACATATTCAGGAATCTACTTAGGTTCAAACAAAAAAGCAGGTAGCGCTTGGAATACTAGTTTCACATTGACTAAGTACTTCACATCTGACTTTATCGATGCAAACATCTCTGCAACATACTCTTATGGAGAATCTAATGTTTGGATGGATGCTACAAGTTCTCAAAACAGCTCTCAATGGCAATACATCGAAACTGTTAACGGTTCAAACGCAATTTCTGGAGTATCTAGATCAGATTTTGATCAAGGATCAAGAGTTTTAGCAAACTCATCTATCAAATTCAAATGGAACAATAATATGAAAACTACTATTGGTCTATTCTACGAAGGTGCTCAAGGAACACCAATCAGCTACATCTACAATGATAGTAATGGTAGAATCATGAGAGATACAAACCAAAACTCTGCTTTGGCTTATATCCCAACTAACAAAAGCGAAGTAGTTTTAGTTGCTACTACTGCTAACCCAATGACACCAGATCAACAATGGGAAGCTTATGATGCATATATTTCAAGCAACAAATACTTGAACAGCAGAAGAGGTAAATATGCAGAACGTAACGGTGATCGTTTAGACTGGAGTCATGTTATTGACTTAAAATTAGCTCAAGAATTCAAAGTTAATGTTGGTAACAAAAGCCACAAGTTAGAGTTTACAGCTGACGTTTTCAACTTCACAAACTTGTTAAACAAAAACTGGGGAAGAAGATACTTCGCTACAAACGATCAAGTATTATTACTTCAACAAGTTGGTTTCTTAGCAAACGGAACTACTCCAACATTCAACTTCAACCCGAATGTTGCTAACACAGTTAACCAAATTGATGACGTAGGTTTACAATCATCAAGATGGCAGATGCAAGTTGGAGCTAGATATTCTTTCAACTAA